A part of Patescibacteria group bacterium genomic DNA contains:
- a CDS encoding glycosyltransferase family 4 protein, which yields MKIAIITSTFPPYRGGIGNVAYQEARELARLGNQVTIFTPRYDTTQDKVQKVDGLIVKRLFSLLKFGNAAFLPQLLWSLGDFNVWYLHYPFFGGAEIVWLLKKFKKSKKIIIRYHMDVVGRGSLEFFFNAHSRYIMPKIIKSADRVIVSSYDYAHHSNIKELISGNQKKFTEIPFGVDLKSFIPSSKDDLFLDELGVAAEDKIAMFIGTLDKAHYFKGVEILLQAFSLLEDRPYKLVIVGEGDLRSHYEKMAEKLGITKKVIFAGAPSDRDLPAFYNIADVVVLPSIDKSEAFGLVLIEAMACAKPVIASDLAGVRSVVEDGVNGFLVKPKNTGELANRIDYVLSNIETAKQMGGRGREKVERVYNWERVGQDLSRILHELFTNCNRIYI from the coding sequence ATGAAGATAGCTATTATCACCTCTACTTTCCCGCCCTACCGCGGCGGCATCGGCAATGTGGCCTATCAGGAAGCCCGGGAATTAGCGCGGCTTGGCAATCAGGTGACAATTTTTACACCCAGGTATGATACGACCCAAGATAAAGTCCAAAAGGTTGATGGCCTTATTGTCAAGCGGCTTTTTTCATTGCTCAAATTTGGCAATGCGGCTTTTTTGCCGCAGCTTTTGTGGTCGTTGGGGGATTTTAATGTTTGGTATTTGCATTACCCGTTTTTTGGCGGTGCGGAGATTGTATGGCTTTTAAAGAAATTCAAGAAGTCAAAAAAAATAATTATTCGTTATCATATGGATGTGGTGGGCAGAGGATCGTTAGAATTTTTTTTTAACGCTCACTCCCGCTATATCATGCCCAAAATTATCAAATCAGCGGACAGGGTAATTGTCTCGTCCTATGATTATGCTCATCATTCCAATATTAAAGAATTAATTTCAGGCAATCAAAAAAAATTTACAGAGATTCCTTTTGGGGTGGATTTGAAAAGTTTTATTCCCAGCTCAAAAGACGATTTATTTTTAGATGAATTAGGCGTGGCAGCAGAAGATAAGATAGCCATGTTTATAGGGACCTTGGATAAAGCCCATTATTTTAAAGGAGTGGAAATTTTGCTTCAGGCGTTTAGTTTGCTCGAAGACCGGCCTTACAAATTAGTAATTGTTGGCGAAGGAGATTTGCGTTCACATTACGAAAAGATGGCTGAAAAATTAGGTATTACTAAAAAAGTAATTTTTGCCGGCGCGCCCAGCGATAGAGATTTACCGGCATTTTATAACATTGCTGATGTTGTGGTTTTGCCTTCAATTGATAAAAGCGAGGCTTTTGGTTTGGTTTTAATAGAAGCCATGGCTTGCGCCAAACCCGTGATAGCTTCTGATTTGGCTGGGGTGAGGAGCGTGGTTGAAGATGGCGTTAATGGGTTTTTAGTTAAGCCCAAGAATACTGGTGAATTGGCTAATCGGATTGATTATGTTTTGAGCAACATTGAGACTGCTAAGCAAATGGGGGGGAGAGGTCGGGAGAAAGTTGAGCGGGTTTATAATTGGGAACGGGTTGGGCAAGATTTATCACGAATATTACACGAATTATTCACGAATTGCAATCGAATTTATATATGA